CGCCGTCACCGGCGTGCAGGGCATCTCCTGGACCGAGCTGACGATCGAGGGCCAGGCCAACCACGCCGGCACCACCCCCATGCACCTGCGCCGCGACCCCGGGTGGGTGGCCGCCGGCGTGGCCACGTTCGTCCGGGCCCTCGCCCTGGAGCTCGGCGGGCGGCAGGTCGGGACGGTCGGCAAGCTCGACCTCCACCCCGACCTCGTCAACGTCATCCCGGCCAGGGCCACGGCCACCGTCGACCTCCGCAACACCGACGCCGCCGTGCTGGCCGAGGCCGAGCGCCGCCTTCTGGCCGAGGTCGGGCGCCTGGCCGAGGCCGAGGGGGTGACCGTGCGCACCCGCAGCCTGGCCCGCTTCGACCCGGTCGAGTTCGACGAGCGGGTGATCCGCCTGGTCGAGCGGGCGGCCGAGGAGCTCGGCCACTCGGTGCAGCGCATGCCGTCCGGCGCCGGCCACGACGCCCAGATGCTGGCCAGGGTGTGCCCGTCGGGGATGGTCTTCGTGCCGAGCCGGGACGGCATCAGCCACAACCCGGCCGAGCACACCGACCCGGCCGACCTGGCCGCGGGGGCCGACGTGCTGCTGCGGGTCGTCACCACGCTCGCCGAGGAGGGGCTGCCGTGCGGGTCGTGACCGTGGGGGCCGCCCAGCTCGGCCCCATCGCCAGGAGCGAGACCAGGGCCGAGGTGGTCGAGCGGCTCCTCGCGCTGCTCCACCAGGCCGCCGGGGCCGGCTGCGACCTCGTCGTCTACCCGGAGCTGGCGCTGACGACGTTCTTCCCCCGCTGGTGGCTGGAGGGCGACGAGCTCGACGCCTTCTACGAGACCGAGATGCCGTCGCCGGAGGTCAAGCCGCTGTTCGACGAGGCCGCCCGCCTCGGCGTCGGCTTCTGCCTCGGCTACGCCGAGCTCACCCCCGACGGCCACCGGTACAACACGTACCTGCTGGTCGAGCGGGACGGCACCCCGATCGCCCGCTTCCGCAAGGTGCACCTGCCCGGCCACGAGGAGCACGAGCCGTGGCGGCCGTTCCAGCACCTGGAGCGGGGCTACTTCGAGGAGTCGCCCGAGGGGTTCGTCGCCCACCGGGCCTTCGGCGGGGTGGTCGGCATGGCGCTGTGCAACGACCGGCGCTGGCCGGAGACCTACCGGGTGCTCGGGCTCCAGGCCGTCGAGCTGGTGCTGATCGGCTACAACACGCCGCTGCACTACCCGCCCGACCCGGCCCAGACGGCGCTCCAGGCCTTCCACAACCACCTCGTCATGCAGGCCGGCGCCTACCAGAACGGCACGTTCGTGGTCGGCGTGGCCAAGGGCGGCAACGAGGAGGGGGTCGAGTCGCTCTCCCAGAGCGTGGTGATCGCCCCGTCCGGCCAGATCGTGGCCCAGGCGGTGACGACCGGCGACGAGCTCGTCGTCGCCCGCTGCGACCTCGACCTGTGCCGCAACTACACCCACACGCTGTTCGACTTCGCCAGGTACCGGCGCCCCGAGGCGTACGGCCTGATCACCGAGCGCAAGGGACCGGTGCCACCGCCGTGACCAGTTTCCTACTGAACGGTTCCCGGGTCACCGTCGCCGGCGACCACGAGCACCTCCTCGCCGCCCTGCGCGACGAGCTCCGGGTCACCTCCCCGAAGGACGGCTGCGCGCCGACCGGCCAGTGCGGCTGCTGCACGGTGCTGGTCGACGGCAAGCCGCGGGTCGCCTGCCAGACCCCGCTGGCCAAGGTCGACGGCGGCGAGGTCACCACCCTCGAGGGGTTTGACCCGTTCGAGGTCGAGCGCATGGCCACGGCGTTCGCGGCGTGCGGCGCGCTCCAGTGCGGGTTCTGCACGCCGGGGATCCTCGTGCGGGTCAAGGCGATGATCGACAAGAAGGGCGCCGCGCTGACCAGGGAGGACGCCGGCCGGCTGCTCGGCGGGCACCTGTGCCGCTGCACCGGCTACGTGAAGATCCTCGACGCCGTCGAGGCCCTCGCCCGCGACGAGGTCCCGGTGATGGTGGCGCCCGGCGGGATCGGCAGCGCCGGCGTGAAGTACGAGGCCTGCGAGCTGGCCGTCGGGCGGCGGGGCTACGTCGACGACCTCGAGCCGCCCGGCTGCCTGCACGGCGCCGTCCGCCTGGCCGACCACGCCAGGGCCGACGTGGTGCGCATCGACACGTCGCGGGCGGCGGCGGTCGACGGCGTCGTCGCCGTGCTCACCGCGGCGGACGTGCCCGGCGAGCTCCGGGTCGGGCTGATCCACAAGGACTGGCCGGTGTTCATCCCCGAGGGCGGGCGCACCTCGTACCTGGGTGACGTGCTCGCGCTCGTGGTGGCGCGGGACCGGCGCACGGCGCGGCGGGCGGCGGCCATGGTCGACGTGGAGTATCGGCCCCTCCGCCCCGTCACCGACCCCGTGCGGGCGCCGGAGGACGAGGACGCGGTGTGGGGCCTCGACGGGAACGTGCTGTCCCGCAGCGCGTACCGGCGGGGCGACGTGGAGGCGGCGTTCGCGGCCGCGGCCCACGTCGTCCGCGAGGTGTTCCAGACCCAGCGGGTCGAGCACGCCTACCTGGAGCCCGAGTCGACCCTCGCCGTGCCCACGGAGGACGGCGGGCTGCACGTGTACTCCGGCGGGCAGGGCGTGTGGGACGACCGGGACCAGATCGCCTCGGTGCTCGGCGTCGACCCGTCGGTCGTCCACGTCGAGCTGGTCAGCAACGGCGGGGCGTTCGGCGGCAAGGAGGACATGTCGAACCAGGCGCAGACGGCGCTCGCCGCCTGGCTCCTCGGCCGCCCCGTGAAGACCACGCTCAGCCGGGAGGAGTCGTTCCTCCTCAGCCCGAAGCGCCACCCGATCCGCATGGCCTACGAGGCGGCCTGCGACGCGGACGGCCGGCTGACCGCGCTGCGGGCCCGCATGATCGGCGACTCCGGGCCGTACGCCTCGGTCGGCATGAAGGTGCTGGAGCGCTCGGCCGGCCACGCCTGCGGGCCGTACGTGATCCCGAACGTGGACGTCGAGTCGATCGCCGTGCGGACGAACAACCCGGTGTGCGGCGCCTTCCGCGGGTTCGGGGCCAACCAGGCCCAGTTCGCCATGGAGGGGGTGATGGACCGGCTGGCCGAGCGGGTCGGCATCAGCGGGTGGGAGATCCGCAGCCGCAACGTCGTGCGCCCGGGCGACGAGTGGGGGCCCGGCCAGATCCTGGACGAGGGGTGCGAGGGCGGCCGCTGGTGCCTCGACGCCGTCCGCGACGTGTACGAGGCGGCCAGGGCGGCGGGCAAGCCGGTCGGCCTCGGCGTCGGCCTCAAGAACTCCGGGCTCGGCAACGGGTTCAAGGAGGTGGCCCGGGCCGTCGTCCGCTTCAGGGAGGACGGGTCGGTGGAGGTCCGCCACTGCTGGACCGAGATGGGCCAGGGCGTGCACACGGTCGCCCTCCAGGTCGCGGTCGAGGAGCTGGGGGTGGCGCCCGAGCGGGTCGAGGTGCTGGTCGACACGAGCAGGGAGCTCGGCGCCGGGCAGACGACCGGCAGCCGGGGCACGCTCATGGGCGCCGGCTCGGTGGCCGACGCCTGCCGGCGGGCGGTGGCCGACGGCTGCCGGCCCGGCGTCGACTACGAGGGCGAGTACCGGGTGGACTGGACGAACTCCCTCGACGAGGGGCTCGAGCACCCCGTCATCCACTCGACGTTCTCCTACGCCGCCCAGGTCGTCATCCTCGACCCCGAGACCGGCCGCATCGAGCGGGTGGTGGCCGCCCACGACGTCGGCCGGGCCGTGAACCCCCAGCTGTGCGAGGGGCAGATCGAGGGGTCCGTGCACATGGGCCTCGGCTACGCGCTCACCGAGGGGTTCCCGGCCGACGAGGACGGGCGGCCCCGGAACACGACCCTGCGGAGCCTCGACGTGATCCGGCCGAAGGACATGCCGCCGGTCGACGTGATCCTCGTCGAGGCGCCCCAGCCGGGCTCGCCCTACGGGGTGAAGGGGGTGGGCGAGATCGGCCTCGTGCCCACGGCCGGGGCGGTGGCCGCCGCGCTCCACGACCACGACGGCGAGTGGCGCAGCGTGCTGCCGATGGCCAACGCCGACAACCGTGAGCGGGCGTCGGCGTGGGCGTGACCCCCGGCCTCGTGTGCGCCCACCACCACCTGTACTCGGCGCTGGCCCGGGGCATGCCGGCCCCACCCCGCACGCCGCGCGGGTTCACCGAGATCCTCGAGCTCGTGTGGTGGCGGCTGGACCGGGCGCTCGACCTCCAGGCCATCCGGTGGTCGGCCATGCTCGGCGCCGTCGAGGCGCTGGAGCGGGGCTGCACGGCGATCGTGGACCACCACGAGTCGCCCTCGGCCATCGAGGGGTCGCTGTCGGCCGTGGCCGACGCCTGCGCCGAGGTCGGCGTGCGGGTCGTGTGCGCCTACGGGGTCACCGACCGCCACGGGCCGGACGGGGCGGCCAGGGGCCTGGCCGAGAACGACCGCTTCCTCGCCGCGGGCGGGCGGGGCATGGTCGGCCTGCACGCCGCGTTCACGTGCGGCGACGAGACGATCGCGGCGGCGGCCGACCTGGCCCGCCGCCACGGCGTCGGCGTGCACGTGCACGTGGCCGAGGGCGAGGTCGACGCCGGCGCCCCCGAGCGCCTCCGCCCCCACGCCGACGAGCGGTGGGTGCTCGCCCACGGCGTCCACCTGCCCGACGACCACGGCCTCCCCGGCACGATCGTGCACAACCCCAGGTCGAACATGAACAACGCCGTCGGCTACGCCCGCCCGGCCCGCTTCGCCAACCCGGTGGCCCTCGGCACCGACGGCATCGGGGCGGACCTGCTGGAGGAGTTCCGCCTGGCCTACGCCCGCCACCGCGAGTCCGACGTGACCGCCACCCCGGAGACGGCGTGGTCGTGGCTGGCCGCGGGATGGGACCTCGTGCCCGAGGCGGCCGGCGACCGGGTGACCTGGGACTGCGACGCCACCGACCCGTGGCATCTCGCCTTCACGCCGGGGGTGGGCCCGGTGGAGGTCGTGGTCGACGGGCGGGTCGTGCTCGCCGGCGGCCGGCCGACCCTGGTCGACCCGGCCGAGGTGCGGGCCAGGGCGGCCGAGGAGGCCGGGCGGCTGTTCGCCCGGCTGGAGGCGGTGGCGTGAACCGGGTGGCGCTGTACCTCCAGGACGCCCACCCGATGCGGGAGGCGATCGAGCACGTCCGCCACGCCGAGGCGCGGGGGTTCGAGGCGGTGTGGCAGGCCGACTCCCGGCTCGTGCGCGAGTGCTCGGTCCCGCTCGCCGCCTTCGGCGCCACGACCGAGCGGATCCGCCTCGGGTCCGGCGTGGTCGACTGCTGGACCCGCAACCCGGCCCGCCTGGCGTCGACGTTCTCGACCCTGGACGACCTGGCCCCCGGCCGCGTGATCCTCGGCATCGGCGCCTGGTGGGACCCGCTGGCGGCCAAGGTGGGCGTCGAGCGGCGCCGCCCGCTCACCGTCATGCGCGAGGTGGTGACCGCCGTGCGCGCCCTTCTGGCCGGCGAGACCGTCACCTTCCACGGCGAGCACGTGCACCTCGACGGCGTCGAGCTGGACTACGTGCACCAGGAGCGCCGGCCGAAGGAGGTGCCGATCTACGTCGGCGCCACCGGCATGCGGATGATGGAGCTGGCCGGCGAGGTGGCCGACGGCGTGCTGCTCAACTACCTCGTGTCGGTCGACTACAACGCCCGCGCCCTCGACGCCCTGGCCAGGGGGGCCGAGCGGGCCGGCCGGTCGGTCGACGACGTCGACCGCCCCCAGCTCGTCGTCTGCTCGATGGACGAGGACCGCGACGCCGCCCTCGACGCCGCCCGCCTGCTCGTCACCCAGTACCTGGGCCAGCAGCCCCACATCATGGAGGCCTCGGGCGTGCCGGCCTCGCTGCTCGAGGACATCGGCGAGGTGCTCACCTGGCCGGCGACGGCCGAGCAGGTGGCGAAGGCGGCCGAGCGGGTGCCCGACGAGGTCGTGCAGCTGCTCTGCGCCGCCGGCACGCCCGACGAGTGCCGGGCCAAGGTGGCCGAGTACGTGGCCAACGGCTGCACGTGCCCGGTGCTGTACCCGCTCGGGCCGGACGTCGGGCTGATGATCGACACGTTCGCGCCGGCGTCGTGACGCCGACCGCCGTCCGCAACCCGCTCCGCCGGCCGGTGGAGGTGGCGCCCGGCCGCGAGCCGCTCGGGCTCCACCGC
The sequence above is drawn from the Acidimicrobiales bacterium genome and encodes:
- a CDS encoding Zn-dependent hydrolase; its protein translation is MPDRGDLTIDGDRLVKRLDELARIGAIEGTQGCCRLALTDEDRAGRDLVVLWMRDQGLDVTVDHVGNVVGTRAGREDLAPVMVGSHVDTVRTGGRYDGNLGVLAGLEVLETLEEAGVTTRRPLAVAFFTDEEGARFPPDMLGSLVYAGGMAVEEALDVVGIDGARLGDELERIGYLGTAPCPGPPPYAYVELHIEQGPVLEADGVTIGAVTGVQGISWTELTIEGQANHAGTTPMHLRRDPGWVAAGVATFVRALALELGGRQVGTVGKLDLHPDLVNVIPARATATVDLRNTDAAVLAEAERRLLAEVGRLAEAEGVTVRTRSLARFDPVEFDERVIRLVERAAEELGHSVQRMPSGAGHDAQMLARVCPSGMVFVPSRDGISHNPAEHTDPADLAAGADVLLRVVTTLAEEGLPCGS
- a CDS encoding amidohydrolase family protein, which encodes MGVTPGLVCAHHHLYSALARGMPAPPRTPRGFTEILELVWWRLDRALDLQAIRWSAMLGAVEALERGCTAIVDHHESPSAIEGSLSAVADACAEVGVRVVCAYGVTDRHGPDGAARGLAENDRFLAAGGRGMVGLHAAFTCGDETIAAAADLARRHGVGVHVHVAEGEVDAGAPERLRPHADERWVLAHGVHLPDDHGLPGTIVHNPRSNMNNAVGYARPARFANPVALGTDGIGADLLEEFRLAYARHRESDVTATPETAWSWLAAGWDLVPEAAGDRVTWDCDATDPWHLAFTPGVGPVEVVVDGRVVLAGGRPTLVDPAEVRARAAEEAGRLFARLEAVA
- a CDS encoding LLM class flavin-dependent oxidoreductase, which codes for MNRVALYLQDAHPMREAIEHVRHAEARGFEAVWQADSRLVRECSVPLAAFGATTERIRLGSGVVDCWTRNPARLASTFSTLDDLAPGRVILGIGAWWDPLAAKVGVERRRPLTVMREVVTAVRALLAGETVTFHGEHVHLDGVELDYVHQERRPKEVPIYVGATGMRMMELAGEVADGVLLNYLVSVDYNARALDALARGAERAGRSVDDVDRPQLVVCSMDEDRDAALDAARLLVTQYLGQQPHIMEASGVPASLLEDIGEVLTWPATAEQVAKAAERVPDEVVQLLCAAGTPDECRAKVAEYVANGCTCPVLYPLGPDVGLMIDTFAPAS
- a CDS encoding N-carbamoyl-D-amino-acid hydrolase; the encoded protein is MRVVTVGAAQLGPIARSETRAEVVERLLALLHQAAGAGCDLVVYPELALTTFFPRWWLEGDELDAFYETEMPSPEVKPLFDEAARLGVGFCLGYAELTPDGHRYNTYLLVERDGTPIARFRKVHLPGHEEHEPWRPFQHLERGYFEESPEGFVAHRAFGGVVGMALCNDRRWPETYRVLGLQAVELVLIGYNTPLHYPPDPAQTALQAFHNHLVMQAGAYQNGTFVVGVAKGGNEEGVESLSQSVVIAPSGQIVAQAVTTGDELVVARCDLDLCRNYTHTLFDFARYRRPEAYGLITERKGPVPPP
- a CDS encoding molybdopterin cofactor-binding domain-containing protein, whose translation is MTSFLLNGSRVTVAGDHEHLLAALRDELRVTSPKDGCAPTGQCGCCTVLVDGKPRVACQTPLAKVDGGEVTTLEGFDPFEVERMATAFAACGALQCGFCTPGILVRVKAMIDKKGAALTREDAGRLLGGHLCRCTGYVKILDAVEALARDEVPVMVAPGGIGSAGVKYEACELAVGRRGYVDDLEPPGCLHGAVRLADHARADVVRIDTSRAAAVDGVVAVLTAADVPGELRVGLIHKDWPVFIPEGGRTSYLGDVLALVVARDRRTARRAAAMVDVEYRPLRPVTDPVRAPEDEDAVWGLDGNVLSRSAYRRGDVEAAFAAAAHVVREVFQTQRVEHAYLEPESTLAVPTEDGGLHVYSGGQGVWDDRDQIASVLGVDPSVVHVELVSNGGAFGGKEDMSNQAQTALAAWLLGRPVKTTLSREESFLLSPKRHPIRMAYEAACDADGRLTALRARMIGDSGPYASVGMKVLERSAGHACGPYVIPNVDVESIAVRTNNPVCGAFRGFGANQAQFAMEGVMDRLAERVGISGWEIRSRNVVRPGDEWGPGQILDEGCEGGRWCLDAVRDVYEAARAAGKPVGLGVGLKNSGLGNGFKEVARAVVRFREDGSVEVRHCWTEMGQGVHTVALQVAVEELGVAPERVEVLVDTSRELGAGQTTGSRGTLMGAGSVADACRRAVADGCRPGVDYEGEYRVDWTNSLDEGLEHPVIHSTFSYAAQVVILDPETGRIERVVAAHDVGRAVNPQLCEGQIEGSVHMGLGYALTEGFPADEDGRPRNTTLRSLDVIRPKDMPPVDVILVEAPQPGSPYGVKGVGEIGLVPTAGAVAAALHDHDGEWRSVLPMANADNRERASAWA